A segment of the Kazachstania africana CBS 2517 chromosome 2, complete genome genome:
GGTAGTGAAACTAAGCTAAATAATAAGAGGGTGAATAAGATTTTGTCTCCTACTATGTATATGGAAATTTATACTGCGATTTACAATTACTGTGTTAATAAGTCACGCTCATCCGGTCAATTTAATTCTGACAGTTCCAAtgaacaaaattcaatcttGGTTGGAAGTGAAATTTACGagagattgaaaagataCCTGAAGaattatatttcaaattttaaaagatttgataatgaaagttttcttcaatttcacgTAAGGCATTGGAGACGATTCACTGTAGGAGCTGTCTTTTTGAACCATACATTCGACTATATGAATAGGTATTGGGTTCAAAAGGAGAGAAGTGATGGTAAGAGGCATATCTTCGACGTTTACACCCTATGTTTGATGACGTGGAAAGAGGTTATGTTCGATCCAAATAGCGATATTCTAATAAACGAAATCTTAGAACAAATTACTCTAGAGAGAGATGgtaatatcatcaataaaaGTGATATTATTACCGCTATAAAATCATTTGTTGCACTAGGTATTGATCCacaagatttgaaaaaactgaATTTGAACGTTTACATTCaagtatttgaaaaaccatttttgaaaagaactGAAGAATATTACGTTGAATAttctcaaaattatttagtAACGCATTCTGTCACTGATTACATCTTTGAAGCTCATAGAATCATTTCACGTGAAGAAAAGAGTATGTCTCTGTATTGGGATGATCATACTAGAAAACCTTTATCAGAAGCTTTAAATGCAGTATTAATCAGAAATcatattgataaattagaaCAAGATTTTGTGACTCTATTAGATTCAAGAACTAACGTTAAAATATCAGCATTGTACAATTTAATCCAAAGAGATTTTACTTTATTACCAAAATTGGCTAAGGCATTTGAAGAATACGTTAAGATCACtggtgaaaatgaagtCTCTAAATTACTTGCTACACAAAAGgaattattgatgaaagagTCGACTAATGgcagtaataataaattacatttaaatatttcatctcATGTGTCTCCAAAGGATTATATTAAAAAGTTGTTGGAAGTCTATGAAATATTCCGTCTAATTACAAACGAGTGTTTTATCAATGATCCACTTTTCACAAAGGCACTTGATAACGCATGTAGATCCTACATCAATAACAATGAATTAGCATTACCTGCTGGTTCACCAAAATCAGCAACCTCAAAAACTTCTGAAATGTTAGCCAAATATAGTGATCAGTTGTTAAAGAGATTAACAAAACAGGAAATTTCCAATAATATGtcaattgatgatattatgatgatttttaaatttttaactGACAAGGACGTTTTTGAATCACATTATCGTAGACTATTTGCAAAAAGATTGATACATGGTACATCAACAAGTgacgaagatgaagaagctgTTATTCAAAGATTACAAAGTGAAAACAGTATGGAATATACCGGTAAGATAACAAAAATGTTCCAAGATGTTAGACTATCAAAAGTATTAGAAACAGAATATGATCAAAtgattaaaaaaaatattggttTACGAAGAGAAAAATTCCCTGAGTTGCAACCATTTATCCTAGCTGAAAATATGTGGCCATTTTCATATCAAGCAGttgaatataatttacCAGAAGAATTGAGATTATCACATGAAAAGTTGGAAACAGTGTACACAAATAAGCATAACGGTAGGATATTGAAATGGTTATGGCCACTATGTCGTGCCGAATTGAGAGCAAACATAGGTAAGCCTGGTAAAGCACCATTCAATTTCACGGTAACACTATTTCAATTATCCATTTTATTACagttcaataataaagatGTTCTTACTTTAGAGGAAATTCAAGAATCCACCAATCTGTCGATACAGAATATTGCAGCAGCAATGGTCCCtttcataaaattcaaattggTTCAGCAAACACCACCAGGTTTAGAGGCATTAGTCAAACAAGATACCAAATTCACAATTGCAAATCCTTATAAAGCATtaaaaacaaatataaattttgcAAGTGGTGTAAAAAACGACATTTTG
Coding sequences within it:
- the CDC53 gene encoding cullin CDC53 (similar to Saccharomyces cerevisiae CDC53 (YDL132W); ancestral locus Anc_7.296); translation: MTEMLPRSHDLDATWNFIEPGINQILGSETKLNNKRVNKILSPTMYMEIYTAIYNYCVNKSRSSGQFNSDSSNEQNSILVGSEIYERLKRYLKNYISNFKRFDNESFLQFHVRHWRRFTVGAVFLNHTFDYMNRYWVQKERSDGKRHIFDVYTLCLMTWKEVMFDPNSDILINEILEQITLERDGNIINKSDIITAIKSFVALGIDPQDLKKLNLNVYIQVFEKPFLKRTEEYYVEYSQNYLVTHSVTDYIFEAHRIISREEKSMSLYWDDHTRKPLSEALNAVLIRNHIDKLEQDFVTLLDSRTNVKISALYNLIQRDFTLLPKLAKAFEEYVKITGENEVSKLLATQKELLMKESTNGSNNKLHLNISSHVSPKDYIKKLLEVYEIFRLITNECFINDPLFTKALDNACRSYINNNELALPAGSPKSATSKTSEMLAKYSDQLLKRLTKQEISNNMSIDDIMMIFKFLTDKDVFESHYRRLFAKRLIHGTSTSDEDEEAVIQRLQSENSMEYTGKITKMFQDVRLSKVLETEYDQMIKKNIGLRREKFPELQPFILAENMWPFSYQAVEYNLPEELRLSHEKLETVYTNKHNGRILKWLWPLCRAELRANIGKPGKAPFNFTVTLFQLSILLQFNNKDVLTLEEIQESTNLSIQNIAAAMVPFIKFKLVQQTPPGLEALVKQDTKFTIANPYKALKTNINFASGVKNDILSSLNAKIQDTNYNAPNDIEAEKLEKELNTERQIFLEACIVRIMKSKRKLPHTMLVNECISQSHKRFHAKISMIKRAIDNVIQKNYLQRCDDGESYEYLA